Proteins from a single region of Bogoriella caseilytica:
- a CDS encoding thiamine-phosphate kinase, with product MEKTVRDLSEDELLASFLPLLPRGRNTEVPTGDDAAVIAAPDGRYVVTTDVLVEDRHFRRHWGSAEDVGWRAAAQNLADVAAMGAVPTSLVISLVLPPQTPVAWVQGFARGLAQLCEPVGVGVDGGDLSSGAQIVAAVTAHGTLQGRAPVLRSTARPGDVLAHAGVLGHAAAGYALLNEAGDTGPETEAVLADLGVEAATATMFRRVFLRPDPPLQAGPAAAMAGASAMMDVSDGLLRDAGRLARASRSLIDLSSAALAPAVTALEPVSVPLGLSALDWVLSGGEDHGLLATFPPGTAVPPPFRPLGTVSAAGSGGHAHGAVLLDGTTPDVARPGWDHFAG from the coding sequence ATGGAAAAGACAGTGCGTGACCTCAGTGAGGACGAGCTTCTCGCCTCCTTCCTGCCCCTGTTGCCGCGAGGCCGGAACACCGAGGTGCCTACCGGTGACGACGCCGCGGTCATCGCGGCGCCGGATGGCCGATACGTCGTCACCACCGACGTCCTGGTCGAAGACCGGCACTTCCGCCGGCACTGGGGGAGCGCCGAGGATGTCGGCTGGCGGGCGGCGGCACAGAACCTCGCCGACGTCGCCGCCATGGGCGCGGTGCCCACCTCGTTGGTGATCTCGCTCGTACTGCCCCCGCAGACGCCGGTGGCCTGGGTGCAGGGCTTCGCCCGCGGGCTGGCGCAGCTCTGCGAGCCCGTGGGGGTGGGCGTCGATGGGGGCGATCTGTCCTCCGGTGCACAGATCGTGGCAGCGGTGACCGCGCACGGCACGCTGCAGGGCCGGGCGCCGGTGCTGCGCTCCACCGCCCGGCCGGGTGATGTCCTGGCGCATGCCGGAGTGCTCGGTCATGCGGCGGCCGGCTATGCCCTGCTGAACGAAGCCGGCGACACAGGCCCGGAGACGGAGGCTGTGCTCGCAGACCTGGGCGTCGAGGCGGCCACAGCGACGATGTTCCGTCGTGTCTTCCTCCGCCCCGATCCGCCGCTCCAGGCCGGTCCTGCGGCGGCGATGGCCGGAGCGAGCGCCATGATGGATGTGTCCGACGGGCTGCTGCGCGATGCCGGCAGGCTCGCCCGCGCCTCGCGCAGCCTGATCGACCTCTCCAGCGCGGCACTGGCTCCTGCCGTGACGGCGCTCGAGCCGGTGTCAGTCCCCCTCGGGCTCAGCGCTCTGGACTGGGTGCTGAGCGGCGGCGAGGACCACGGCTTGCTCGCGACCTTCCCGCCCGGAACAGCCGTGCCACCGCCCTTCCGTCCCCTTGGCACCGTGAGCGCGGCGGGCAGTGGAGGTCACGCGCACGGGGCCGTGCTGCTCGATGGCACCACACCGGACGTTGCGCGCCCCGGGTGGGACCACTTCGCGGGCTGA
- a CDS encoding DUF3515 family protein has translation MPRRVWSYAILAGLILLTGCAAPVDIPAGSYAADPACAEVLLASPDELQGFERRSTSSQATTAWGSPAATLRCGVAPPPPTTDRCVNVEVGDTAVDWVSVAEDEPEAGASGGAWTFITYGRVPAVEVVVPVALVGDGQAAAYLAELGPAVSRIPAERACVGAYDVEN, from the coding sequence GTGCCACGCCGAGTCTGGAGCTACGCGATCCTCGCGGGCTTGATCCTGCTCACCGGATGCGCGGCGCCGGTGGACATACCCGCCGGCTCCTACGCTGCGGATCCCGCCTGCGCGGAGGTGCTGCTCGCTTCCCCGGATGAACTCCAGGGCTTCGAGCGCCGCTCCACCTCCTCACAAGCCACCACCGCATGGGGCTCTCCTGCGGCCACGCTGCGCTGCGGGGTCGCCCCGCCCCCGCCGACGACCGACCGTTGCGTGAACGTGGAGGTCGGTGACACGGCGGTGGACTGGGTCTCGGTGGCCGAGGATGAGCCGGAGGCGGGCGCGAGCGGCGGCGCATGGACCTTCATCACGTACGGCCGCGTTCCCGCCGTCGAGGTGGTGGTACCCGTGGCGCTGGTCGGAGATGGCCAGGCCGCCGCCTACCTGGCCGAACTCGGCCCCGCCGTGAGCCGGATACCCGCCGAGCGAGCCTGCGTGGGTGCTTACGACGTGGAGAACTAA
- a CDS encoding iron ABC transporter substrate-binding protein produces the protein MKSSRRVAVTATAAAFSLALAGCNDSGTDSPDGADVGAEGSGEPVVLYSGRGEDLIQPIIDEFTEQTGIEVEVRYGNTPEMAAQVIQEGDASPADVYLGQDAGSLGAISAEGLFATLPDEILEQVPAEYRAADGSWVGLSGRARVLGYSSASVESSDLPDSIFELTEPEWQGRLGVAPTNASFQSFVTALRVTEGDDVALEWLEGIAGNDPQIYEGNGGIVADLQNDSIDVGLINHYYVYGTAQEEGVEPEDLNVQLHFFTGGDVGGLLNVSGAGLVGEADNEDALALVEFLLGETAQEFFRDDNSEYPVVPDLGQSPHLPALEDLELPDIDLNDLGDLQQTVELISQAGLA, from the coding sequence ATGAAGAGTTCCCGCCGTGTGGCGGTCACCGCGACCGCCGCCGCATTCAGTCTGGCACTGGCCGGGTGCAACGACAGCGGAACCGACAGTCCCGATGGCGCGGATGTGGGCGCTGAAGGATCCGGCGAACCGGTGGTCCTGTACAGCGGACGCGGCGAGGACCTGATTCAGCCGATCATTGACGAGTTCACGGAGCAGACCGGCATCGAGGTCGAGGTCCGTTACGGCAACACCCCGGAGATGGCGGCCCAGGTGATCCAGGAGGGTGACGCCTCGCCGGCGGATGTCTACCTGGGCCAGGATGCCGGCTCCCTGGGGGCGATCTCGGCCGAAGGTCTGTTCGCCACCCTGCCCGACGAGATCCTGGAGCAGGTGCCCGCGGAGTACCGCGCGGCCGATGGATCCTGGGTAGGCCTCAGTGGCCGTGCCCGCGTCCTGGGCTACTCCTCCGCCTCGGTCGAGTCATCGGATCTGCCGGACTCGATCTTCGAGCTGACGGAGCCAGAATGGCAGGGGCGGCTGGGGGTCGCCCCCACCAACGCCTCCTTCCAGTCCTTCGTCACGGCCTTGCGCGTGACCGAGGGCGACGATGTCGCACTCGAGTGGCTCGAGGGCATCGCCGGCAACGACCCGCAGATCTATGAGGGCAACGGGGGGATCGTCGCGGATCTGCAGAACGACTCCATCGATGTCGGCCTCATCAACCACTACTACGTCTACGGCACGGCGCAGGAGGAAGGCGTTGAGCCGGAGGACCTGAACGTTCAGCTGCACTTCTTCACCGGAGGAGACGTCGGTGGCCTGCTGAACGTCTCGGGTGCCGGTCTTGTCGGTGAGGCGGACAACGAGGATGCCCTGGCGCTCGTGGAGTTCCTGCTCGGAGAGACCGCACAGGAGTTCTTCCGCGACGACAACTCCGAGTACCCCGTGGTGCCAGATCTCGGCCAGTCCCCGCATCTGCCGGCACTGGAGGACCTCGAGCTCCCGGACATCGATCTGAACGACCTGGGCGACCTGCAGCA